In the Solibacillus sp. FSL K6-1523 genome, one interval contains:
- the uvrA gene encoding excinuclease ABC subunit UvrA, with protein MKNTEIVVQGARAHNLKNIDVTIPRDKIVVVTGLSGSGKSSLAFDTIYAEGQRRYVESLSAYARQFLGQMDKPDVDTIEGLSPAISIDQKTTSRNPRSTVGTVTEIYDYLRLLYARIGKPICPKHGIEITSQTIEQMVDRLMEYPERTKMQLLAPVVEGKKGTHVKLIEDLKKQGYVRIRLNGELRDLDDHIELDKNKKHTIEVVIDRVVVKEGVESRLSDSLEAALRLAEGRALVDVMEHEELLFSEHHACPYCGFSIGELEPRMFSFNSPFGACPTCDGLGSKTKVDLELVIPDWDKTLLENAIAPWESISSQYYPQLLAAVCKHYNIAMDIPVKDIPKDLMDKILYGSGKEKIHFDFINDYGSHYKKDIEFEGVVHNIERRFKDSSSDYVRDQLQKYMTEQPCNSCKGHRLKAESLAVKIKDQNISEATRRSIQEMYDFFNSVELTEKEKQIAKLIIREVVERLRFLLDVGLNYLTLSRAAGTLSGGEAQRIRLATQIGSRLSGVLYVLDEPSIGLHQRDNDRLIHTLEKMRDLGNTLIIVEHDEDTMLAADHLIDIGPGAGVHGGQIIAQGTPKQVMKNKNSITGQYLSGKKFIPLPLERRKSDGRLLKIKGATENNLKNVSVDIPLGQFIAVTGVSGSGKSTLVNEILYKSLASKLNRSKVKPGAHKSIEGIEQLEKVIEVDQSPIGRTPRSNPATYIGVFDDVRDVFAMTNEAKVRGYKKGRFSFNVKGGRCEACRGDGIIKIEMHFLPDVYVPCEICHGKRYNRETLEIRYKDKNISDILEMTVENALEFFSNLPKIQRKLQTIVDVGLGYIKLGQPATTLSGGEAQRVKLASELHKRSNGKSFYILDEPTTGLHVDDISRLLVVLQRLVDNGETVLVIEHNLDVIKTADHLIDLGPEGGDGGGTILTTGTPEEVAEVKESYTGYYLKPILERDRERMDEKIAVAQKK; from the coding sequence GTGAAAAATACAGAAATTGTTGTACAAGGAGCAAGAGCGCATAATTTAAAAAATATAGATGTTACCATTCCACGTGACAAAATCGTTGTGGTGACGGGGCTTTCTGGTTCAGGTAAGTCCTCACTCGCATTTGATACGATTTATGCAGAAGGGCAGCGACGTTATGTAGAGTCCCTATCTGCCTATGCGCGTCAATTTTTAGGGCAAATGGATAAGCCAGATGTTGATACAATTGAAGGATTATCACCTGCTATTTCGATCGACCAAAAAACGACGAGCCGTAATCCGCGTTCGACGGTAGGTACAGTAACGGAAATTTACGATTATTTACGACTGCTTTATGCCCGTATTGGTAAACCGATTTGTCCGAAACACGGAATCGAAATTACGTCACAAACAATTGAGCAAATGGTTGATCGTTTAATGGAGTATCCAGAGCGCACGAAAATGCAGCTACTTGCCCCCGTTGTAGAAGGAAAAAAGGGAACGCATGTCAAGTTGATAGAAGATTTGAAGAAGCAAGGCTATGTTCGGATCCGGTTGAACGGGGAACTACGCGATTTAGATGATCATATTGAGCTGGATAAAAATAAAAAGCATACGATTGAAGTTGTCATTGACCGCGTCGTTGTAAAAGAGGGCGTTGAATCTCGTTTAAGTGATTCTTTGGAAGCAGCGCTACGATTGGCAGAGGGGCGCGCATTAGTCGATGTGATGGAGCATGAGGAATTATTATTTAGTGAGCATCATGCTTGTCCATATTGCGGATTTTCAATCGGTGAATTAGAGCCGCGCATGTTTTCATTTAATAGTCCATTTGGTGCATGTCCGACATGTGATGGGTTAGGCAGCAAGACGAAAGTGGATTTAGAGCTCGTCATTCCGGATTGGGATAAAACATTGCTTGAAAATGCGATTGCACCGTGGGAGTCGATATCATCACAATATTACCCGCAATTATTAGCAGCTGTTTGCAAGCACTACAATATTGCAATGGACATCCCAGTGAAAGATATACCAAAAGATTTGATGGACAAAATTTTATACGGCTCGGGCAAGGAAAAAATTCATTTCGATTTTATTAATGATTATGGTAGTCATTATAAAAAGGATATTGAATTTGAAGGGGTCGTTCACAATATTGAGCGCCGCTTTAAAGATTCTTCATCGGATTATGTACGCGATCAATTGCAAAAATATATGACAGAACAGCCATGTAATTCATGTAAAGGTCATCGCTTAAAGGCTGAATCGCTTGCGGTAAAAATTAAAGACCAAAATATATCTGAAGCTACTCGTCGCTCGATTCAAGAAATGTACGACTTCTTCAATTCAGTTGAGCTGACAGAAAAAGAAAAGCAAATTGCGAAATTAATTATTCGAGAGGTAGTAGAGCGTTTAAGATTTTTATTAGATGTTGGATTGAATTATTTAACACTATCTCGAGCAGCTGGTACGTTATCAGGCGGTGAGGCACAGCGTATTCGACTGGCCACTCAAATCGGGTCCCGTTTATCAGGTGTACTCTATGTACTGGATGAACCGTCAATCGGACTGCATCAGCGTGATAATGATCGCTTAATTCATACGCTTGAAAAAATGCGTGATTTAGGAAATACATTAATTATCGTCGAGCATGATGAAGATACGATGCTCGCGGCGGATCATTTAATTGATATCGGTCCAGGTGCGGGTGTTCATGGTGGACAAATTATTGCGCAAGGGACACCGAAACAAGTGATGAAAAATAAAAATTCCATCACGGGTCAATATTTAAGTGGGAAAAAGTTCATTCCGCTACCTTTAGAGCGACGCAAATCGGATGGACGTCTGCTGAAAATAAAGGGTGCGACAGAAAATAACTTGAAAAATGTTTCTGTAGACATTCCATTAGGACAATTTATTGCGGTAACAGGCGTTTCAGGATCGGGTAAATCAACGCTTGTGAATGAAATTTTATATAAGTCACTGGCATCGAAGTTAAATCGTTCAAAAGTTAAGCCAGGTGCGCATAAATCAATTGAGGGAATTGAACAATTGGAAAAGGTTATTGAAGTCGATCAATCTCCAATTGGGCGCACACCTCGCTCAAATCCTGCGACATATATCGGGGTATTTGATGATGTACGCGATGTTTTTGCGATGACAAATGAAGCGAAAGTACGCGGCTATAAAAAGGGACGATTTTCATTTAATGTGAAGGGCGGCCGTTGTGAAGCTTGTCGTGGAGATGGCATTATTAAAATCGAAATGCATTTCTTACCAGATGTGTATGTACCTTGTGAAATTTGTCATGGCAAGCGCTACAATCGCGAAACGTTAGAAATCCGTTATAAGGATAAAAATATTTCGGATATTTTAGAGATGACCGTAGAGAATGCGCTTGAATTTTTCAGCAATTTACCAAAAATTCAACGCAAGCTTCAAACGATTGTTGATGTGGGGCTCGGCTATATCAAATTAGGACAACCGGCAACGACACTTTCTGGTGGGGAGGCGCAGCGAGTAAAGTTGGCGTCTGAACTGCATAAACGTTCGAACGGAAAATCGTTTTATATTTTAGATGAGCCGACGACAGGACTTCATGTGGATGATATTTCACGCTTATTAGTTGTGTTGCAACGTTTAGTTGATAATGGGGAAACCGTACTTGTCATTGAACATAATTTAGATGTTATCAAAACGGCGGATCATCTTATTGATTTAGGTCCAGAAGGTGGCGATGGTGGGGGGACAATCCTTACTACTGGTACACCTGAGGAAGTCGCAGAAGTAAAAGAAAGTTATACAGGGTATTATTTAAAGCCGATTTTAGAACGCGACCGTGAACGGATGGATGAGAAAATTGCTGTGGCACAAAAGAAGTAA
- a CDS encoding DUF4097 family beta strand repeat-containing protein, with the protein MQNERKRILQLVESGVITAEEAIGLLEKLSPQKESTQTTEVLPVQLEKDTQQDASSKKVYEDEPIFEEKRKTTGFEDIFGKAFNDKDVNKKMDEFMHELKQDLSHFGTRMAGLMGTTLSKLKDLDIDTPFGEKVEFNKTYAYPAGDVNGIELDVANGKIEVIKTTDATLTVDIHVKTTAKGTEEETIAAIVEDLATLQDQKLMIHSANKFTQVKIRIAIPEKHYDVFIARLLSGGVSIEGLDAKLIKVKTYNGIVRLENAAFNHAELQSSNGSIEARQIKGEDLEVETANGRIYIDGEINEVEAESFNGHVVVTTSSADAHKVKARTMAGTVEIYVPKTVAIDGQIFSNFGKADVGLSDVTLHEEADQLLLKSIRFNKELAGAKLLKIVGESRTGTVLVRYTTK; encoded by the coding sequence ATGCAAAATGAACGTAAACGAATTTTACAATTGGTTGAAAGCGGTGTAATTACGGCAGAAGAGGCGATTGGATTACTCGAAAAATTATCGCCACAAAAGGAATCCACTCAAACGACAGAAGTTTTACCAGTACAGTTAGAAAAAGATACCCAGCAAGACGCATCTTCTAAAAAAGTATATGAAGATGAACCAATATTTGAAGAAAAACGTAAAACAACAGGCTTTGAAGATATTTTTGGAAAAGCATTTAATGATAAAGATGTCAATAAAAAAATGGATGAATTTATGCATGAGCTTAAGCAGGACTTATCGCATTTTGGTACGCGTATGGCTGGTTTAATGGGCACTACTTTATCCAAGTTAAAAGATTTAGATATCGACACGCCGTTTGGAGAAAAAGTAGAATTCAATAAAACGTATGCCTACCCAGCAGGTGACGTAAATGGAATTGAATTAGATGTTGCCAATGGGAAAATAGAAGTGATTAAAACAACGGATGCAACTTTAACAGTAGATATACATGTAAAGACGACAGCAAAAGGTACGGAAGAGGAAACAATTGCTGCGATTGTTGAAGATTTAGCAACCCTTCAAGACCAAAAATTGATGATTCACTCGGCAAATAAATTTACACAAGTAAAAATTCGTATTGCTATTCCAGAAAAGCATTATGATGTCTTTATTGCACGTTTATTAAGCGGTGGCGTATCGATTGAAGGTTTAGATGCGAAATTGATTAAAGTAAAAACATATAATGGCATTGTTCGTTTAGAAAATGCAGCGTTTAATCATGCAGAATTGCAATCGAGCAATGGCTCAATTGAAGCACGTCAAATAAAGGGCGAAGATTTAGAGGTAGAAACTGCGAATGGTCGTATTTATATTGATGGTGAAATAAATGAAGTAGAGGCTGAATCTTTCAATGGACATGTTGTTGTAACGACTTCAAGTGCCGATGCGCATAAAGTGAAAGCTCGTACAATGGCGGGAACGGTCGAAATTTATGTGCCAAAAACAGTTGCAATTGATGGTCAAATTTTCTCGAATTTTGGTAAAGCAGATGTCGGATTAAGCGATGTAACGTTGCATGAGGAAGCAGATCAGCTATTACTAAAATCAATTCGTTTTAATAAAGAATTGGCCGGTGCAAAATTATTGAAAATCGTTGGTGAATCACGCACAGGCACAGTATTAGTTCGCTATACAACGAAGTAA
- the ftsE gene encoding cell division ATP-binding protein FtsE gives MIQMKNVVKKYPNGVVATNGITIEIKKGEFVYVVGPSGAGKSTFIKLMYREEKPTSGDVIVNGINLRTLKASRIPHLRRQLGVVFQDFKLLPRLTVYENVAFAMEVIEEQPKVIRQRVMEVLELVGLKHKVRMFPSELSGGEQQRVSIARSIVNRPKVMIADEPTGNLDPDTSWEIMNIFEEINRQGTTIVMATHNREIVNTIRKRVIAVEGGMIVRDEYGGDYGYEG, from the coding sequence ATGATTCAAATGAAAAATGTTGTGAAAAAATATCCAAATGGTGTTGTTGCAACGAACGGAATAACGATTGAAATTAAAAAAGGTGAGTTTGTTTATGTCGTAGGTCCGAGTGGTGCAGGAAAATCGACATTCATAAAACTGATGTATCGCGAAGAAAAGCCGACATCAGGCGACGTTATTGTAAACGGTATTAACTTACGTACATTAAAGGCGAGTCGCATCCCGCATTTACGACGTCAGTTAGGCGTTGTATTCCAAGACTTTAAATTATTACCGCGACTTACGGTTTATGAAAATGTTGCATTCGCGATGGAAGTAATTGAAGAGCAACCAAAAGTTATTCGTCAGCGTGTGATGGAAGTATTAGAATTGGTCGGTTTAAAACATAAAGTGCGAATGTTCCCAAGTGAATTATCGGGTGGCGAGCAGCAACGTGTTTCGATTGCTCGTTCTATTGTGAATCGTCCTAAAGTGATGATTGCCGATGAGCCAACTGGAAATTTAGATCCTGATACATCATGGGAAATTATGAATATATTTGAAGAAATTAATCGTCAAGGCACGACGATTGTCATGGCTACACATAACCGTGAAATTGTGAATACGATTCGTAAACGTGTGATCGCTGTTGAAGGCGGTATGATTGTCCGTGATGAGTACGGAGGTGACTACGGCTATGAAGGCTAG
- the ftsX gene encoding permease-like cell division protein FtsX: MKARTLARHFRESIKSLGRNSWMTIASVSAVTVTLLLVGVFTTIMLNLNKVASDLENDVEIRVMIEIIPDEAEMKKIEQKLIGEIKKLPDVEEVTYSSKDAELNKLVKDFGDELSLYEQNNPLYNVLYVKAADPLKTAEVAKKIERLEHTQSVKYGEGKIEKLFNFIDIARNVGLVLIVGLLFTAMFLISNTIRITIIARKEEIEIMKLVGATNSFVRIPFVLEGMWLGLIGAIIPIIAVTVAYYKIYELVSPKLKGELFQLLEVGPLMLQVNGLIALIGILIGVWGSFMSVRKFLKV; the protein is encoded by the coding sequence ATGAAGGCTAGAACACTTGCGCGTCATTTTAGAGAGAGTATTAAATCATTAGGACGAAATAGTTGGATGACTATTGCCTCGGTCAGCGCGGTAACGGTCACATTATTATTAGTCGGTGTCTTTACAACAATCATGCTAAACCTGAACAAAGTAGCTTCAGATTTAGAAAATGACGTTGAAATTCGCGTGATGATTGAAATAATTCCAGATGAAGCAGAAATGAAAAAGATAGAGCAAAAATTGATTGGTGAGATTAAGAAATTACCAGATGTAGAGGAAGTTACATATTCTTCAAAAGATGCGGAATTAAATAAGTTAGTCAAAGATTTTGGAGACGAGTTAAGCTTATATGAACAAAATAACCCATTGTATAATGTGCTTTATGTAAAAGCCGCAGACCCATTAAAAACAGCAGAAGTCGCAAAAAAAATTGAACGCTTAGAACATACACAGTCAGTCAAATATGGTGAAGGTAAAATAGAAAAGTTATTTAACTTCATCGATATTGCTCGTAATGTCGGGTTAGTGTTAATCGTTGGTTTATTATTTACAGCGATGTTTTTAATTTCGAATACGATTCGAATTACGATTATTGCACGTAAAGAGGAAATTGAAATTATGAAATTAGTTGGCGCAACGAATTCCTTTGTACGTATTCCATTCGTATTAGAAGGTATGTGGTTAGGATTAATCGGCGCCATCATTCCAATCATTGCCGTTACGGTTGCCTATTATAAAATTTATGAATTGGTCTCGCCAAAACTAAAAGGGGAACTTTTCCAACTCCTTGAAGTAGGGCCTCTTATGTTACAAGTAAATGGATTAATCGCTTTAATTGGTATTTTAATCGGTGTATGGGGAAGTTTCATGTCTGTACGGAAATTTTTAAAAGTATAA
- a CDS encoding murein hydrolase activator EnvC family protein, which yields MNKHSYKIIAALIAFVLMIQMPVAYAASLSDLKKERSQIEAEKKELTKSLQQKTGEIQSNQNTQQKIISQLEQIGAKINQTHKEIELVEIDIEIANGEISDLEAEIVDLQERIDKRDELLRDRARAIQIGGTVSYLDVLLGANSFVDFIDRFSAVNTLMDADRQIMREQKEDQEKLEEQKVILETKKKKLEENKAQLNRLMASLKEQQTEKNRLVDELEKEEARLRSQKSELQEEYDDKVEISEELEKQVLAEQRRLAEVARQKAIEAKKKRDREKANAVSSGSGKLPTVAAGTWTRPAAGRYTSGFGRRNIGPIGSKNHLGVDIANSIGTPVVAAADGVVSYASRMGGYGNFVMVTHSINGQVFTSTYAHLSGYTASVGDIVTKGQQIAKMGNTGNSTGPHVHFEIHVGEWNGARSNAVNPLRYISL from the coding sequence TTGAACAAGCATTCCTACAAAATTATCGCTGCACTCATTGCATTTGTGTTGATGATTCAAATGCCTGTAGCCTATGCTGCTTCTTTAAGTGACTTAAAGAAAGAAAGAAGTCAAATAGAAGCAGAGAAAAAAGAATTAACGAAATCACTCCAACAAAAAACGGGTGAAATTCAATCGAATCAAAATACTCAACAAAAAATCATTAGCCAATTAGAACAAATTGGGGCAAAAATAAATCAAACGCATAAAGAAATCGAGTTAGTAGAAATTGATATCGAAATTGCAAATGGAGAAATTAGCGATTTAGAAGCTGAAATTGTTGATTTGCAAGAGCGTATTGATAAGCGGGACGAACTATTACGGGACCGAGCACGTGCGATTCAAATAGGCGGTACAGTAAGCTATCTGGATGTATTACTTGGCGCAAATAGTTTTGTCGATTTTATTGACCGATTTTCGGCAGTCAATACATTAATGGATGCAGATCGTCAAATTATGCGTGAGCAAAAGGAAGACCAGGAAAAGTTAGAAGAACAAAAGGTCATACTTGAAACGAAAAAGAAAAAACTTGAAGAAAATAAAGCACAGCTGAATCGATTAATGGCTTCATTAAAAGAACAGCAGACAGAAAAAAATCGATTAGTCGATGAGCTTGAAAAAGAAGAAGCAAGATTACGTAGTCAGAAATCAGAATTACAAGAAGAGTATGATGATAAAGTAGAAATTAGTGAAGAGTTAGAAAAACAAGTCCTTGCAGAACAGCGTCGTTTAGCTGAGGTTGCTCGTCAAAAAGCAATAGAAGCAAAGAAGAAAAGAGATCGAGAAAAAGCGAATGCCGTAAGTTCTGGTTCAGGGAAATTACCGACCGTAGCGGCTGGAACTTGGACAAGACCAGCGGCAGGACGCTATACATCAGGCTTTGGTAGACGAAATATCGGTCCAATTGGCAGTAAAAATCACTTAGGAGTGGATATTGCAAACTCCATTGGTACACCAGTTGTTGCCGCAGCAGATGGTGTTGTTTCCTATGCAAGTAGAATGGGTGGCTACGGAAATTTTGTCATGGTCACGCATAGTATAAACGGACAAGTATTTACCTCAACTTATGCTCATTTAAGTGGCTATACAGCAAGTGTTGGTGATATTGTAACAAAAGGACAACAAATCGCAAAAATGGGTAATACGGGGAATTCAACCGGTCCACACGTACATTTTGAAATTCATGTCGGTGAATGGAATGGTGCACGTTCGAATGCAGTGAACCCATTGCGCTATATTTCATTATAA
- a CDS encoding peroxiredoxin family protein codes for MKKNIGIVIVLALVIVMAGTYIKREIDASNAIPEKSKGYEVTLGEEVGLQKGQIAPDFTLMNIHGEEVTLSDLRGKRVVLNFWATWCPPCEAEMPHMQKYYDKYAKKDNVEIIGVNLTYEKENVERVKKFLESYKITFPILLEPVWSVSKQYEIITIPTTFMIDTEGKVQKQIVGPLDVDSLRENVKSLN; via the coding sequence ATGAAGAAAAATATTGGAATTGTCATCGTATTGGCATTGGTCATCGTCATGGCTGGAACGTATATTAAAAGAGAAATAGATGCAAGCAATGCAATCCCTGAAAAGTCAAAGGGTTATGAAGTGACGCTCGGAGAAGAAGTAGGGCTTCAAAAGGGACAAATAGCGCCTGATTTTACATTGATGAATATACACGGTGAGGAGGTAACCCTTTCAGATCTACGTGGAAAGCGTGTTGTACTTAATTTTTGGGCGACGTGGTGTCCACCTTGTGAAGCAGAAATGCCACATATGCAAAAATACTATGATAAATATGCCAAAAAGGATAATGTTGAAATTATCGGTGTCAATTTAACATATGAAAAAGAAAATGTAGAGCGAGTTAAAAAATTTCTAGAAAGTTATAAAATTACGTTTCCAATTTTATTAGAGCCTGTTTGGAGTGTCTCGAAACAGTATGAAATTATTACAATTCCAACGACATTTATGATTGATACAGAAGGCAAAGTTCAAAAACAAATTGTCGGACCACTGGATGTAGATTCCTTAAGAGAAAATGTTAAAAGCTTAAATTAA
- a CDS encoding S41 family peptidase, which produces MRRSRIFLLLGVVILIPTILFFLLDQEPNAKTQDTDFAVVNELHDLIAKESVYDVTSEKLVEGALRGMAKAIDDPYSTYYSQQEAALHKQTLASERIGIGIELSESEGKFIVISPVKTSPADKAGIRPLDEIIQINDTRLEGKTLSDVMQLMQGKEGEVVELVVFRPNLERHVKISVKRAKLKNNTVQSEVIKVEDTAIGYLTVTLFGEETGAEWQRELNKVFEQDVKALIIDVRDNPGGYLHSVAQMISTFERQEKIFAYMQKSDGKTEPLKTKYVEEFSPYIEKLKNIPVAVIQNEGSASASEVFAGALQDWQRATIIGVTSFGKGTVQQNWELKNGGELKLSTNKWLTPTQRWIHHVGIEPDIEVKQHPLYGIGTKLLKGRFETGDFSEEIAYTQNVLAELGYAIVRKDGFFDMETAQAVSNFRKRVDLQDGRHMDEQFFAKVTEQLQAYKASQINDTQLQMALSFVMHQLQM; this is translated from the coding sequence GTGCGAAGAAGTCGGATTTTTTTATTGCTAGGTGTCGTTATTTTAATACCTACAATTCTCTTTTTTTTGCTAGATCAGGAGCCAAATGCAAAGACACAAGATACGGATTTTGCTGTTGTGAATGAATTGCATGATTTGATTGCGAAAGAATCGGTGTATGATGTTACTTCAGAAAAGTTAGTTGAAGGGGCCCTTCGAGGGATGGCAAAAGCGATTGATGATCCGTATAGCACGTATTATTCACAACAAGAAGCCGCTCTACATAAGCAAACACTTGCTAGTGAGCGCATTGGCATTGGGATTGAACTGAGTGAATCAGAAGGGAAATTTATCGTTATTTCACCAGTAAAGACATCCCCAGCGGACAAGGCGGGTATTCGTCCCCTAGATGAAATCATTCAAATTAATGATACGCGTCTTGAGGGAAAAACGTTGAGTGATGTGATGCAACTGATGCAAGGGAAGGAAGGGGAGGTAGTCGAGCTTGTTGTGTTTCGTCCAAACTTAGAACGTCATGTGAAAATTAGTGTGAAGAGAGCGAAACTGAAAAATAATACAGTGCAATCGGAAGTTATTAAAGTAGAAGATACGGCGATTGGCTACTTAACGGTTACATTATTTGGTGAAGAAACAGGCGCTGAATGGCAACGTGAGCTTAATAAAGTATTTGAACAAGATGTGAAAGCATTAATTATCGATGTTCGAGATAACCCAGGTGGCTATTTACATAGTGTCGCTCAAATGATTAGCACGTTTGAACGGCAGGAAAAAATATTCGCCTATATGCAAAAAAGTGATGGGAAAACAGAACCATTGAAAACAAAATATGTGGAAGAATTTTCTCCTTATATCGAAAAATTGAAGAATATTCCTGTTGCCGTTATTCAAAATGAAGGAAGTGCCTCTGCTAGTGAAGTATTTGCAGGTGCATTACAAGATTGGCAACGCGCAACGATTATTGGGGTAACGAGCTTTGGTAAAGGAACCGTTCAACAAAATTGGGAGTTAAAAAATGGTGGTGAATTAAAGCTTTCTACAAATAAATGGCTCACACCAACACAGCGCTGGATTCACCATGTAGGAATCGAGCCCGATATTGAAGTGAAACAGCACCCGCTTTATGGAATTGGGACAAAATTATTAAAAGGTCGTTTTGAAACAGGTGATTTTAGTGAAGAAATAGCTTATACACAGAACGTATTAGCAGAGTTAGGCTACGCAATTGTCCGCAAAGATGGCTTCTTTGATATGGAAACGGCACAGGCTGTTTCGAATTTTAGAAAACGCGTTGATTTACAGGATGGGCGCCATATGGATGAGCAGTTCTTTGCGAAAGTGACAGAACAATTACAAGCCTATAAAGCTTCACAAATTAATGATACACAGCTTCAAATGGCACTCAGTTTCGTCATGCACCAACTTCAAATGTAG
- a CDS encoding PDZ domain-containing protein, whose translation MDSTILIEVLKSIGRFFINPLLYIAVISAIFLGYQRVKRERKYFKTRILGGWSELKTMFFAGFVLSLIVSLSSIVIGLTVPLEFLILITLISMIGLLLFNYHLLSPIIVIAVAFVVVAAMYWQDWSFEIMGFEFAGHNVADGLAVTAPILAGVLLMAEGLLIRRYGAKFASPIVETTKRGFNGIAYYSKKIWVLPVFIIIPGDAFSGFLPYWPQFSLGQEQFSLVLFPFVIGFQQLVRKVMPKYVYPELGRSIIFIGELLLLVGFTAYFFPILGAIALALGVISRTIIVIYYRRKEDRDSYAVMRSGKGAMIAAVLPNSPAEKMGLIAGEVIQRVNGQEVFSEDELYEALQINAAHCRLEVIDHNQELRLTQHAVHNDDHHKIGVLLVK comes from the coding sequence ATGGATTCAACTATTTTAATAGAAGTTTTGAAAAGTATTGGAAGGTTTTTCATCAATCCATTACTATATATTGCTGTAATTTCAGCTATATTTTTAGGATATCAACGTGTAAAAAGAGAACGCAAATACTTTAAAACGCGTATTTTAGGAGGATGGTCTGAGTTAAAGACTATGTTCTTCGCTGGTTTTGTATTATCGTTAATTGTTTCATTATCCAGTATTGTAATCGGTCTAACTGTTCCATTAGAGTTTTTAATTTTAATTACGCTCATCAGTATGATTGGTTTACTGTTATTTAATTATCATTTATTATCTCCAATAATCGTGATCGCGGTAGCATTCGTTGTAGTTGCTGCGATGTATTGGCAAGATTGGTCCTTTGAAATAATGGGCTTTGAATTTGCTGGACATAATGTTGCGGATGGGCTTGCGGTTACGGCACCTATTTTAGCAGGTGTATTGTTAATGGCAGAAGGTTTATTAATCCGTCGTTACGGGGCGAAATTTGCTTCACCTATAGTAGAAACGACAAAACGAGGGTTTAACGGAATTGCCTATTACAGTAAGAAAATTTGGGTTTTACCGGTGTTTATTATTATTCCGGGTGATGCATTTTCAGGGTTTTTACCATATTGGCCGCAATTTTCATTGGGGCAGGAGCAATTTTCACTTGTCCTGTTTCCGTTTGTCATCGGTTTCCAACAGCTTGTACGGAAAGTCATGCCCAAGTATGTCTATCCTGAACTTGGACGAAGCATTATTTTCATAGGGGAACTGTTATTATTAGTTGGTTTTACTGCTTACTTCTTCCCTATTTTAGGCGCAATTGCATTAGCGCTTGGGGTGATTTCGCGTACGATTATTGTTATTTATTATAGACGCAAAGAAGATCGTGATTCCTATGCTGTCATGCGAAGTGGAAAAGGAGCGATGATTGCGGCAGTATTACCGAATTCTCCTGCTGAAAAAATGGGCTTAATTGCAGGTGAGGTTATCCAACGTGTGAATGGTCAAGAAGTCTTTTCAGAGGATGAATTGTACGAAGCATTGCAAATTAATGCAGCACATTGCCGTTTAGAGGTAATCGATCATAATCAAGAGCTCCGATTAACTCAGCATGCTGTGCATAACGATGACCATCATAAAATTGGCGTATTGCTAGTGAAATAA
- a CDS encoding TVP38/TMEM64 family protein: MLDWLTIDNVEAVIEQYKSLGPFMGIFLTFIESFVPILPLFVIVVANAGAYGLFWGFLLSWLGTVAGSYAFFLLIRKFGKHRIFRFIKEQQQIKKLIHWVDLRGFTPLFILLCLPFTPVVLVNSVAGLSNLKKKYFLFTLIASKPVMIFLMSYLGSDLRAILSAPMKIVVSGLIILVIWGLGKLFERSLNKRVERDLRTIEKAKKDKLQGM, from the coding sequence ATGCTTGATTGGCTTACCATTGATAATGTTGAGGCAGTAATTGAACAATATAAATCATTAGGCCCGTTTATGGGGATATTTTTAACGTTTATCGAATCATTTGTACCGATTTTACCGTTGTTCGTTATAGTAGTAGCAAATGCGGGTGCGTACGGATTATTTTGGGGGTTCCTCTTATCCTGGCTCGGCACCGTAGCAGGTTCCTATGCCTTTTTCCTGCTTATCCGTAAATTTGGCAAACACCGTATATTCCGTTTTATTAAAGAACAGCAACAAATAAAAAAGCTCATTCATTGGGTAGATTTACGCGGATTTACGCCATTATTTATTTTGCTTTGTTTACCGTTTACACCGGTTGTCTTGGTCAACAGTGTCGCTGGCCTTTCGAATTTAAAAAAGAAATATTTCCTGTTTACGCTAATCGCTTCAAAGCCGGTCATGATTTTTTTGATGAGCTATTTGGGGAGTGATTTACGAGCAATTTTAAGTGCGCCGATGAAAATTGTTGTTTCAGGGCTCATTATTTTAGTTATTTGGGGACTCGGTAAACTCTTTGAAAGAAGTTTAAACAAACGAGTAGAACGTGACTTACGCACAATTGAAAAAGCGAAAAAAGATAAGCTACAAGGGATGTGA